From Thunnus albacares chromosome 22, fThuAlb1.1, whole genome shotgun sequence, the proteins below share one genomic window:
- the zgc:162171 gene encoding ras-related protein Rab-38 yields MQHERLLKVLVIGDLGVGKTSIIKRYVHQVFSQHYRATIGVDFALKVLNWDHKTVVRLQLWDIAGQERYGNMTRVYYREAVGALVVFDMTRLSTFQAVLKWKGDLDSKVALSNGRPVPVVLLANKCDQRRHGLCPKLPKLENFSREYGFVGWFETSAKDNTNIDAAITCLVKNIMSVEEERALSDATSKNEPEGSVLVLPRFDYNVKEKGLGGCSGCSGLKPRDGDND; encoded by the exons ATGCAGCACGAGCGCTTGCTGAAAGTGTTGGTCATCGGCGATCTGGGAGTCGGGAAAACGTCCATCATAAAGAGATACGTCCATCAAGTGTTCTCCCAGCACTACCGGGCCACCATCGGAGTCGACTTCGCCCTCAAAGTGCTCAACTGGGATCACAAGACGGTGGTGCGGCTGCAGCTCTGGGACATCGCCG GACAAGAACGCTATGGCAACATGACACGTGTGTACTACAGAGAGGCCGTAGGGGCTCTCGTCGTCTTCGACATGACCCGACTCTCCACGTTTCAGGCCGTCCTCAAGTGGAAAGGAGACCTGGACTCGAAG GTCGCCCTGAGCAACGGGAGGCCGGTTCCAGTTGTTCTACTGGCCAACAAATGTGACCAGCGGCGGCACGGTTTGTGCCCTAAACTGCCCAAACTGGAGAACTTCTCCAGGGAGTACGGATTCGTCGGCTGGTTTGAAACGTCTGCCAAG GACAACACCAACATCGACGCGGCCATCACGTGTCTGGTGAAGAACATCATGTccgtggaggaggagagggccTTGAGTGACGCTACATCCAAAAATGAACCGGAAGGCAGCGTTCTGGTGCTGCCTCGCTTCGACTACAATGTG